The genome window TGAACCGAAGCTCGCTCCGCCGGTCGCGCGACTTTCCACGTCAGACTATCCCCGTGGACCGGCTCGCATTCGGCTGCCTCGCCGGATCGCCAAAGGGGACGTGATTCGCATCCAGGCCAAGGTCCGCCATCCCTCGCGCACCGGCTTGAAGATGACCGGAGAACATGCCTTCGGCCCGGATCCAGACAATCCCGCCATCTATATCAGGCTGCTCGAAATTTACTACGGCGACACCAAGATTGCTTGGTACGAGATGTCATCGGCGGTCAGCGACGATCCAATCGTGACCTTTCCGTTGAAGGCGTCCAGGGAAGCGCCGGTGCGGGTGGTGTTCACCAGCAGCGAAGGCAAGACGTATGAAACCAGCGCGCCGCTGAAATTTACTGTGGACTGAGGCAGGCTGGAGACCATGGGAAAATCTAGTGGCTCGGTCATCGTTGGGGTGGTGTTCAGTTGTTTGGCTTTGAGTATCGGCGAGAGCGTTTCTGCGGTTTCCGCCGAATGGGCGATTCCCCAAGAGGCTGAGGCACTCGCCAATCCCATTGCCCCCTCTCAGGAATCGAGGGGACGGGGGGCAATGATCTTTTCGCGACGGTGTGCGGTATGCCATGGCGAGAATGGACGCGGGGACGGCCCCTCGTCATTGAGTTTGGGCGTTCGTCCCACGGATCTGACGGGCCAAGCCGTCTTTGCTCAGTCGAATGGGCGATTGTTCTGGAAAATCTCGATCGGCCGCGGGCCCATGCCGAGCTGGGATGTCGTCCTATCCGAGGAAGACCGCTGGCACGTCATTAACTATCTACGAGCCTTACCCACGGCGCCATAGCGGTGGGCGAGGCCAGGAGGACAACATGCTGCCCTACGACAGAACACTCACTTGCTTGAAGGCCTCCCTTCTGTTCGCGCTGGGCTGGCCTTTGTTCGCCTCCACCGTGCTTGCCGCCACGATCTATGTCGGCAACCAAGGCGGGAATTCGATTTCCGTGATCGACGCCGTCAGCCGCCAGGTCGTCGAGACCATTCCCCTCTCGACGACCAATCCGCATAATCTGACGCTCTCCGCAGACGGGAAGACGCTCTATGTCGCGAACGTCGGGAGCAGCAATGTCCTGGTTCTGGATCTCAAGAGCCGCAAAGAAGTGGCCTCGATTCCGGCCGGGACGAAAACTCACGGAGTCACGGTCAGCCCCGACGGGCGGTTTCTCTATACGGCCGACGTTGGTTCGAACACCGTGTCGGTCATCGAATTGGCCGGCTATCGCGTCGTCGATACGATCGACGTCGGCAAGAAGCCCATGCTGATCGTCTTTACTCCTGACGGGCAACGCGCCTATGTCTCGAACGGAGGCTCGGCGGATGTGATGGTGGTGGACCCGGCTACGCGTAAGGTGTTGACCAGCATCTTTGCCGGCAAAGATGTCATGGGTACGGCTATCACGCCGGATGGGAAAGAAGTCTGGGTCTCCGAGGGCGGCGAGAACATGGTATCCGTGATCGACACGCGGTCCAACACCATCGCGCATGAGATACCGGTCGGCGCCGAGGCGCATGGACTGGCGTTGAGTCCTGACGGCCGGTTTGTGGCGGTGACCAACCGAAAAGACAACACGCTCTCGCTTATCAACGTCGGATCCCACCTCGTCATGAACACCATCCCCGTCGGACGGCGTCCGGACATCGTCGTGTTCTCGCCCGACGGCCGGGAGCTGTACGTGACCAGCCGGGACACCGGGACGGTCGAGGTGATCGACGTGGCGGGCAAGAAAGTGGTGGCCAGCATCGTGGTGGGGAAAGATCCGCATGGCATCATTGTCGG of Nitrospira defluvii contains these proteins:
- a CDS encoding thiosulfate oxidation carrier complex protein SoxZ codes for the protein MAEPKLAPPVARLSTSDYPRGPARIRLPRRIAKGDVIRIQAKVRHPSRTGLKMTGEHAFGPDPDNPAIYIRLLEIYYGDTKIAWYEMSSAVSDDPIVTFPLKASREAPVRVVFTSSEGKTYETSAPLKFTVD
- a CDS encoding c-type cytochrome, yielding MGKSSGSVIVGVVFSCLALSIGESVSAVSAEWAIPQEAEALANPIAPSQESRGRGAMIFSRRCAVCHGENGRGDGPSSLSLGVRPTDLTGQAVFAQSNGRLFWKISIGRGPMPSWDVVLSEEDRWHVINYLRALPTAP
- a CDS encoding beta-propeller fold lactonase family protein, which codes for MLPYDRTLTCLKASLLFALGWPLFASTVLAATIYVGNQGGNSISVIDAVSRQVVETIPLSTTNPHNLTLSADGKTLYVANVGSSNVLVLDLKSRKEVASIPAGTKTHGVTVSPDGRFLYTADVGSNTVSVIELAGYRVVDTIDVGKKPMLIVFTPDGQRAYVSNGGSADVMVVDPATRKVLTSIFAGKDVMGTAITPDGKEVWVSEGGENMVSVIDTRSNTIAHEIPVGAEAHGLALSPDGRFVAVTNRKDNTLSLINVGSHLVMNTIPVGRRPDIVVFSPDGRELYVTSRDTGTVEVIDVAGKKVVASIVVGKDPHGIIVGP